CCGTGATGCGAAGGCGCAGGGCGCCCAGGTCATCTGCTTCCAGGAGCTCTTCTACGGCCCGTACTTCGGCATCACCGAAGACGTGAAGTACTACGACTACGCCGAACCCGCCGACGGCCCGATCGTGCAGCGCTTCGCCGCACTCGCGAAGGAGCTCGGCATGGTCATGGTGCTGCCGATCTACGAGGAGGAGCAGCCGGGCGTCTACTACAACACCGCGGTCGTCGTCGATGCAGACGGCACGATCCTCGGCTCGTACCGCAAGCACCACATCCCGAACCTCGACAAGTTCTGGGAGAAGTTCTACTTCCGCCCCGGCAACCTCGGCTACCCGGTGTTCAACACCGCCGTCGGCCCGATCGGCGTCTACATCTGCTACGACCGGCACTTCCCCGAGGGCTGGCGCGAGCTGGGCCTGAACGGCGCGCAGATCGTCTTCAACCCGAACGCGACGAAGCCCGGCCTCTCGAACCGGCTCTGGGAGATCGAGCAGCCGGCCGCCGCCGCAGCCAACGGCTACTTCGTGGCCGCGGCCAACCGCGTCGGCCTCGAAGACAACGAGTACGGCGACCTGGCGGTGAACTTCTACGGCAAGAGCCAGTTCTGCGACCCCCAGGGCAACATCGTGGGCGGGTACGGCTCCGAGACCGACGAGGAGGTCGTCGTGCGCGACCTCGACATGGACATGATCCGGGGCGTCCGCAACGCCTGGCAGTTCTACCGCGACCGCCGGCCCGACTCCTACACCTCCATCCCCAAGCCGTAGTCCGACGAGCCACGCGAAGGAGCGAGCATGACCACCACCCTCATCACCGGCGGCACCGTCGTGAGTGCCACGGGCCGCGCCGCCGCCGATGTGCTCGTCGACGGCGAGACCATCCGCGCCGTGCTCGAGCCGGGCTCGACCATCCTGGGCACGGATGTCGCGGCATCCGTCGACCGGGTGATCGATGCCACCGGCCGGTACGTCATCCCCGGCGGCATCGACGCCCACACCCACATGCAGCTGCCGTTCGGCGGCACCGAGGCATCCGACACCTTCGAGACCGGAACCCGCGCGGCCGCGTGGGGCGGCACGACCTCGATCATCGACTTCGCCGTGCAGACCTACGGGCAGCGCATCGAAGACGGGCTCGCCGCATGGCACGAGAAGGCCGCGGGCAACTGCGCGATCGACTACGGATTCCACCAGATCGTCGGCGACGTCAACGAGGCATCGCTCGCGACGCTGCGGCGCCTGCCCGACGAGGGCATCACGAGCTTCAAGATGTTCATGGCCTACCCGGGCGTCTTCTACTCCGACGACGCGCAGATCCTGAAGGCCATGCAGGTCTCGCGCGACACGGGCATGCTCACGATGATGCACGCCGAGAACGGCCCCGCGATCGACGTGCTCGCCGCCCAGCTCGTGGAGCAGGGCAAGACCGACCCGTTCTACCACGGCGTCGCCCGCGCCTGGGAGATGGAGGAGGAGGCGACGCATCGCGCGATCATGCTCGCGAAGCTCACCGGCGCACCGCTCTACGTCGTGCACGTGTCGGCGAAGCAGGCCGTCGAGCAGCTCGCCTGGGCGCGCGACAAGGGGCAGAACGTCTACGGCGAGACCTGCCCGCAGTACCTCTACCTCTCGCTCGAGGAGCAGCTCGGCGCATCCAGCGAGCAGTGGGGTCACTTCGAGGGCGCGAAGTGGGTGTGCTCGACCCCGCTGCGCTCGCACGAAGAGGGCCACCAGCAGTCGATGTGGCAGGCGCTGCGCACGAACGACCTGCAGATGGTCTCGACCGACCACTGCCCGTTCTGCATGAAGGACCAGAAGGAGCTCGGCCTCGGCGACTTCCGCAAGATCCCGAACGGCATCGGCTCGATCGAGCACCGCATGGACCTCATGTACCAGGGCGTCGTCACCGGCGAGATCACGCTCGAGCGGTGGGTCGAGCTCACGAGCACCACTCCCGCGCGCATGTTCGGCCTGTACGGCACGAAGGGCGTGATCCAGCCGGGCGCCGACGCCGACATCGTCGTCTACGACCCGAACGGCCACACCTCGATCGGGCTCGACAAGACCCATCACATGAACATGGACTACTCCGCGTGGGAGGGCTACGAGATCGACGGCCACGTCGACACCGTGCTCTCGCGGGGCAAGGTCATCGTCGACGGCGACCAGTACCTCGGCGCCAAGGGCGACGGCCGGTTCCTGAAGCGGGGCCTCAGCCAGTACTTGATCTGACCCGGCACCTCGCCGGCGCACGCCTCATCTGACCCGACACGACGAAAGGGAGCACGGATGGAATTCGGAGCGGTCCTGCAGACCAACCCCCCGGCATCGCGCACCATCCAGCTCGCGAAGCTCGCCGAGAACCACGGGTTCACGCACGTGTGGACCTTCGACTCGCACCTGCTCTGGCAGGAGCCGTACGTCATCTACAGCCAGATCCTCGCCGAGACCCGCAAGGTCAAGGTCGGACCGTTCGTCACCAACCCGGCGACGCGCGACTGGACGGTGACGGCGTCGATCTTCGCGACCCTCAACGAGATGTACGGCAATCGCACGATCTGCGGCATCGGTCGCGGCGACTCCGCCGTGCGTGTCACGAACGGCAAGCCGACGACGATCGCCGAGCTCCGCGAGGCGATCCACGTCATCCGCGAGCTCGCGAACTCGCGCCCGGTGGAGTACCACGGCTCGCAGCTGCAGTTCCCGTGGAGCCACGGCTCGGAGCTCGAGGTGTGGGTCGCCGCGTATGGCCCGATGGCGCTGAAGCTGACGGGGGAGGTGGGCGACGGATTCATCCTGCAGCTCGCCGATGTCGACATCGCCGCCTGGATGATCAAGCACGTGCGCGACGCGGCCGAGGCCGCCGGGCGCGACCCGATGTCGATCAAGTTCTGCGTCGCCGCGCCCATGTACATCGGCGACGACTGGGAGCACATGCGCGAGCAGTGCCGCTGGTTCGGCGGCATGGTCGGCAACCACGTCGCCGACATCGTCACGAAGTACGGTGCGCACGGCGCGGTGCCCGACGCGCTCACCGACTACATCAAGGCCCGTGAGGGCTACGACTACAACGAGCACGGTCGCGCCGGCAACGTGCACACGAGCTTCGTGCCCGACGAGATCGTCGACCGGTTCTGCGTGCTCGGCACCGCCGAGCAGCACATCGAGAAGCTCGAGCAGCTGAAGGCGCTCGGCGTCGACCAGTTCGCCGGCTACCTCCAGCACGACAACAAGGAGGAGACGCTGCGGGTCTACGGCGAGACCGTGATCCCGGCGCTCTCCGAGCACCTCACGGCGAAGGCATGATCGAGACCGGCGTGCGCGAGACGAGGGCGACGGATGCCGCGGCGCCGGCGTCGGGCCCGCGCGCGCCGCGTCGCCCGGGGCGGGCGGGCCGCGAGCTCGGCCGCTGGGCCTGGGGGCTCGCCGGCATCCTCGTCATCGCGCTCATCTGGGAGGGCTACAAGCTGCTCGGGCCCGCCGACGGCGTCGTGCTCGGCGGCCTCAGGGTGCTGCCGCGCACGACCGATCTCGCGATGCCCCACATCTGGGACATGGGCGCTCGCCTCGCCGCACCCGTCACCCGGGCCGACGGCGCGCTGCCGCTCTGGAGCGTGGTCGCGCTGGCCGCGCTCACGACGCTCGGCATCGCCGCGGCCGGATGGCTCGTGGGCGTCGTCGTGGGCATCGGGCTCGCGCTCGTGATGCAGCGCTGGCGCCTCGCCGAGTGGGGCCTGCTGCCGTGGATCGTGATCAGCCAGACCGTGCCGCTCATCGCGTTCGCGCCGGTCGTGAAGAGCTGGGGCTCCCGCGTCGAGATCGGCTCGTTCGAGTGGCAGGACTGGATGTCGGTCGCCCTCATCGCGAGCTACCTCGCGTTCTTCCCGATCGCCATCGGCGCGCTGAAGGGGCTGCAATCGCCCGACCGCATCCACGAGGAGCTCATGCAGACCTATGCGGCGGGCTACTGGACGACGCTCGTGAAGCTGCGGTTCCCGGCATCCGTGCCCTACCTTCTGCCCGCTCTCCGGCTCGGCGCGGCCAACGCCGTGATCGGCGCGGTCGTCGCCGAGGTCTCGACGGGCCTGCAGGGCGGCATCGGTCGCATCCTCATCCAGTTCGCCGGGCAGGCCTCCGGCGACCCGGCCAAGGCGTGGGCGCCGATCTTCGGCGCGATCGTGCTGGGCCTCGTGGCCGCCGGCTCGATCGCCCTGCTCGGCGTGATCCTCAGGAACTACCGACGAACGGAGGAGGCCGCATGAGCGAGCCCCAGGTCACCGCCCCCGCAGCTTCGACCGCCGCCGTCGAGGTGCGCGGCGTTGACAAGGTCTTCGAGACCCGCACCGGCCAGGTGCAGGCGCTCGATTCGATCGACCTCACGGTCGCCGCGGGCGAGTTCGTCTCGCTCATCGGTCCGAGCGGCTGCGGCAAGTCGACGCTCATGCGCCTCGTCGCCGACCTCGACGACCCCTCGAGCGGCACGCTCGCGGTGTTCGGTAAGAGCGCACGACAGGCGCGCCTCGACCAGGAGTACGGCATCGCGTTCCAGTCGGCCGGGCTCCTGCCGTGGCGCACGGTCGCGGGCAACGTCGCGCTGCCGCTCGAACTGCACGGCGTGGCATCCGCTGCTCGCAGTGCCCGCGTGGCCGAACTGCTCGACATGGTCGGGCTCGCCGACTTCGCCGACCGCTACCCCGACCAGCTCTCGGGCGGCATGCAGCAGCGCGTCGCGATCGCCCGCTCGCTCGCCGAGCAGCCGCGACTGCTGCTCATGGACGAGCCGTTCGGCGCCCTCGACGAGATGACGCGCGAGAAGATGCAGTCCGACCTCGTGCGCATCTCGGCCGAGACGGGTGCGGCCGTCGTGTTCGTGACCCACTCGATCCCCGAGGCCGTATTCCTCTCCGACCGGGTCGTCGTGATGTCGCCCCGCCCCGGCCGCATCCGCGAGATCGTGCCGATGCGCCTCGGCGCCGATGCCAAGCGCGCGGCCCGCACCGATGAGCTCCGCGAGGAGCGCGCGTTCTTCGACATGGTCACCGCGGTGCGCGAGGCGCTGCACGGCGGCGCACCCGTCGGCACCGGCCCGCGCGGAGTGGAGATGCGCTGATGAGCGCCACCGCCGCACCGACCGGTACGAGGCGACGGGCCCGCCCCGCGCGCATGAGTCCGCGCACCGAGACGACGCTGCGCATCGTCGCGCCCATCGCGGTGGGGCTCATCGTGCTCGGCGCGTGGCAGTTCCTCGTCAGTGTGGTGGGCGTCTCCGACTACCTGCTGCCGAGCCCGGCCTCGATCATCGAGGAGTTCATCGCCTATTGGCCCTCGATCGCTCAGGCGATGCTCATCACCGGCACCAACGCGCTGGTCGGCCTCGTGGTCGGGTCGATCCTCGGCATCCTGCTGGCCGCCGTCGCGGCGCGGTGGCGGCCGATCGACCAGATGAGCGCCCCGGTCGTGGCCTCGCTCGCGGTCATCCCGATCGTCGCACTCGCCCCCGTGCTCAACTCGATGTTCGGCGCCGACAGCCAGTTCGGCCGCCAGGCGATCGCCGCGATCGCGTCGTTCGTGCCGGTCTTCATCAACACGCTGCGCGGGTTCCGTCAGACGACGCCGGTGCACCGCGACCTGATGAAGGCCTACGCGGCGAGTTCCGGCCAGGTGCTGCGCACGCTCACGCTGCCGACCGCACGGCCATTCATCCTCACTGGCATCCGCATCGCCTCGTCGCTCGCCGTGATCTCCGCCCTCGTGGCCGAGTACTTCGGCGGCCCGCGCGGCGGCCTCGGCGGACTCATCTCCACCTCGGCCGCATCGAGCGCCTACGCACGCGCCTGGGCGTACGTGCTGGCGTCCATCGCCCTCGGGCTCCTCTTCTACCTCGCGACGCTCGCGCTCGAACGACTGCTGCAGCGCCACACACCCCAGGCGCGACGACGCCCCTGACCCCGACCACCGCGGCCCGTGCCCGGCGGAACCAGCACCACCGCACCACCGCACGCACCGAGAACCACGAAAGGACTGACATGAACCACAGCAGACGTCGCCTCGCGACGATCGGCGGGCTCGCCCTCGCGGCGGCGCTCGCACTCACCGCATGTTCTGGATCCGGCGGCGGGACCGGGGAGACCGACGGAGGCGGCGACGGCGACCTCACCCCCGTGAAGCTCCAGCTCCAGTGGCTGCCGCAGGGCCAGTTCGCCGGCTACTTCGCCGCCGTCGACCAGGGCTTCTTCGAAGAGGAGGGGCTGGACGTCGAGATCATCCCCTCGGGCGGCGACATCGTGCCGCAGGACGCCCTCGCGAACGGCGACGTCGACTACGCGATCGCCTGGGTGCCGAAGGTGCTCGGCTCGATCGAGCAGGGCGCCGAGCTCACCGACATCGCCCAGATCTTCCAGAGGTCGGGAACGCTGCAGGTCTCGATGGCCGACTCGGGCATCGACTCCGTCGCCGACTTCGAGGGCAAGAAGATCGGTTCGTGGGGCTTCGGCAACGAGTGGGAGATCTTCGCGGCCATGGCTGCGGAGGGCCTCGACGCCACGACCGTGCAGATCATCACGCAGGACTTCAACATGAACGCCTTCCTGCAGGGCGACATCGATGCGGCCCAGGCGATGACCTACAACGAGTACGCGCAGCTGCTCGAGACGGTGAACCCCGACACGGGCGAGCTCTACCAGCCCGAGGACTTCAACGTCATCAGCTACGAGGACACCGAGGGCGCCATGCTCCAGGACGCCATCTGGGCCGACACTGCACGGCTCGCCGACGACACCGACTACCAGGACACGACGGTCAAGTTCCTGAAGGCCGTCATCAAGGGCTGGGTCTACGCCGCCGAGAACCCCCAGGAGGCGTCGGACATCACGATCGCCGCGGGCTCCGGATGGGGCCCGAGCCACGAGCTCTGGATGGTCAACGAGACGAACGAGCTCATCTGGCCGTCGCCCGACGGCATCGGCATCATCGACCAGGACGCGTGGGACAAGACCGTCGCCGGCGCCCTCGCGGCCGTGAACGAGTCGGGAGCGCACCTCATCACCGAGGAGCCGCCGTCGACCGCGTACACGAACGACTGGATCCAGCAGGCGCTCGACGAGCTCGAGGGCGAAGGAATCGACCTCACCGGCGAGGGCTTCGAACCCATCGAGGTCACGCTCGAGGAGGGCGGCAACTAGCGAGCGGATGCCGCGCGGCCGGTGCGTCCCGGCCGGTCGCGCGGCATCCATCACCACCCCGATCACCGAGACGGAACGGACAGGAAAGGGCCCCGACGCCATGACCGACACGAACACCGGAGGCAGCCTCACCGAGGGCCTCGACGACCTCGCCCGTGAACTCGACCGAGACCACGTCTTCCACTCCTGGTCCGCGCAGGCGAATCCGTCGAGCCTCGTGATCGCGAGCGGTCGCGGCAGCCGGGTGTGGGATCACTCGGGCCGCGAGTACCTCGACTTCTCGAGCCAGCTCGTGAACGTCAACATCGGCCATCAGCATCCGTCGGTCGTGCAGGCGATCCGGGAGCAGGCCGAGCTGCTCACCACGGTCGCCCCGTCGATCGTGAACCTCGCCCGCGGCGAGGCCGCCAAGCGCATCGTCGAGCGCGCGCCATCCGGGTTCCGCAAGGTCTTCTTCACCAACGGCGGCGCCGACGCGAACGAGAACGCCATCCGCATGGCGCGCCTGCACACCGGGCGCGACAAGGTGCTCTCGACGTACCGCTCGTACCACGGCAACACCGGAGCGGCCATCGTCTCGACGGGTGACTGGCGCCGCATCCCCAACGAGTTCGCGCGCGGACACGTGCACTTCTTCGGCCCCTACCTCTATCGCTCCGAGTTCTGGGCGACGACGCCCGAGCAGGAATCCGAGCGGGCGCTGCAGCACCTTCGCCGGGTGATCGAGGCCGAGGGGCCCTCGTCGATCGCGGCGGTCCTGCTCGAGACGATCCCCGGCACCGCCGGCATCCTCGTGCCGCCGCCCGGGTACCTCGCCGGTGTGCGTGAACTCTGCGACCGGCACGGCATCCTGCTGATCCTCGACGAGGTCATGGCGGGGTTCGGCCGCACCGGCCGATGGTTCGCCTTCGACGGCTACGACGTGCGGCCCGACCTCATCACCTTCGCCAAGGGCGTGAACTCGGGCTACGTGCCCGTCGGCGGTGTGATCATCTCCGATCCGATCGCCGCGACGTTCGACGACCGGGTGTTCCCCGGCGGCCTCACCTATTCGGGGCATCCGCTCGCGATGGCCTCGATCGTCGCCGCCCTCGATGCGATGGAGTCGGAGGGAATCGTCGACAACGCCCGCGAGATCGGGGCCACGATCATCGGCCCGGCGCTCGCCGAGCTCGCCGAGCGGCACGCCGCGATCGGCGAGGTGCGCGGCGAGGGCGTGTTCTGGGCGATCGAGCTGGTCGCCGACCCGGTGACCCGCGAGCCGCTGCCGGCGGCCGCGATGGGCCGCCTCAAGTCCGCGCTCATCGAGCGCGGGCTCCTGCCGTTCGTGCAGGACAACCGCATCCACGTCGTGCCGCCGTGCGTCGTCACGGCCGACGAGGTCGCCGACGCGATGGTGATCTACGACGACGTACTCCGCACCGCACTCGAAGGAGAGGGCTGACCCATGAGCCAGACAGACCAGGCAGACCAGAACGACCGGACGGACCGGAGCGCCGCGCAGGCCGCGTCGCTCGTCGAGACCCAGCCGTTCGATGGAGCACTCGCGTCGATCGAGCACTGGATCGACGGGGCATCCGTCGCCGGTGACGGAGCCCGCAGCGGACCCGTCTACAACCCGGCCCGCGGCGTCGAGCAGAAGCGCGTGCGCTTCGCCTCGACCGACGACGTCGACGCCGCCGTGCAGGCGGCGGCCCGCGCGTTCCCCAAGTGGCGCGACACCTCGATCGCCAAGCGCCAGCAGGTGATGTTCGCCTTCCGCGAGCTGCTGAACGCCCGTAGCGGCGAGCTCGCCGCGATCCTCACGAGCGAGCACGGCAAGGTACTCTCCGACGCCGCCGGCGAGATCGCCCGCGGGCTCGAGGTCGTCGAGCTCGCCTGCGCGATGCCCGGCTACACGAAGGGCGAGTACTCCGAGAACGTCTCGACGGGCGTCGACGTGTACTCGATGCGGCAGCCCGTGGGGGTCGTCGGCATCATCAGCCCGTTCAACTTCCCGGCGATGGTGCCGCTGTGGTTCTTCCCGCTCGCGATCGCGACGGGCAACACGGTCGTGCTGAAGCCCTCCGAGAAGGACCCGTCCGCCGCGATCTGGCTCGCCCGGCTCATGCAGGAGGCCGGACTGCCCGACGGCGTGCTGAACGTCGTGCACGGAGACAAGGTGGCCGTCGACGCGCTGCTCGAGCACCCCGTCGTGCGCTCGATCTCGTTCGTCGGCTCGACGCCGATCGCGAAGTACATCTACGCGACCGCGACCGCGAACGGCAAGCGGGTGCAGGCGCTCGGCGGTGCGAAGAACCACATGCTCGTGCTGCCCGACGCCGACCTCGACCTCGCCGCCGACGCCGCCGTCAACGCCGGCTTCGGCTCGGCGGGGGAGCGCTGCATGGCGGTCTCGGTCGTGCTCGCGGTCGACTCGGTCGCCGACGAGCTGGTCGCCAAGATCAGCGAGCGGATGTCGCGGCTCACCACCGGCGACGGCACCCGCGGCTGCGACATGGGGCCGCTCATCACCCGCGAGCACCGCGACAAGGTCGTCGGCTACCTCGACGTGGCGTCCGCCGATGGAGCGACGGTCGTGGTCGACGGACGCGAGACGCCGATCGACGGGGACGACGCCGGGTTCTGGCTCGGCCCGACCCTCGTCGACAAGGTGTCGCTCGAGTCATCCGTCTATCGCGACGAGATCTTCGGGCCCGTGCTCGGCATCGTGCGCGTCGACGGCTACCAGGAGGGGCTCGACGTGATCAACGCCTCGCCCTACGGCAACGGCACGGCGATCTTCACGAACGACGGCGGTGCCGCCCGACGGTTCCAGCGTGAGGTGACGGTCGGCATGATCGGCATCAACGTGCCGATTCCGGTGCCGGTCGCGTACCACTCGTTCGGCGGTTGGAAGGACTCGCTGTTCGGTGACGCCAAGGCCTACGGCGCGCGCGGCTTCGACTTCTACACGCAGGAGAAGGCGGTCACCTCGCGCTGGCTCGACCCGAGCCACGGCGGGCTGAACCTGGGGTTCCCGCAGCACGACTGAGGCCGGGCGAGAAGAATGGAGTCGTGCGCGTAGAGATCCTCCACATCGACGACTGCCCCAACACAGCGAAGGCGGGGGCTACCGCCAGAGTGGCGCTCGACGTAGCTGGGCTCGCCGAGGTGCCGGTGGATTTGTGCTGCTGACGACGCCCGAAGCGGCTCGCGAGACGCCGTTCGCGGGCTCGCCGACCATCGCCGTGGACGGACGGGATCTCTTCCCCTCGAAGGATGCGACCGATGCGCTCGCGTGCCGGGTCTACCCGACGCCGCCCGGCCTCGCGGGCGTGCCGACGGTCGAGCAGGTCGCCGAGGCGCTTCGCGCGCCGTCGAGCTAGTTCGAGCGGCTCGACCGCCCGAAGGCCGCGATGCGGGCGGCGGCCTCGGGCGTAGCGAAGGCGGCGCCGATCGTGCGCGCCTCGTCGTCGAGCGCCGTCTGGAAGTCGCGGGTCAGCCCTGAGCGCACGAGGCGCTTGGCCTGTCCGAAGGCCGCGGTCGCCCCGTCGATCCAGCTCTGCGCGATCTCGCGCGCCCGGGCCTCGAGCGCGTCGGGCGCGACGACCTCGGTGACGAGTCCCCAGTCGAGTGCCTCGGCGGCGGTGAGCGTGCGCGAGGTCAGCGTGAGCTCGAGCGCGCGACGGGTGCCGACGGCCTCGGGCAGCAGCGTGCTGACGCCGCAGTCGGGCGTGAGCGCGACATCCGCGTATCGGCTCGCGAACGTCGCGTGCTCGGAGGCGATGACGAGGTCGGCGACGAGCATGAAGCCGAGTCCGCCGCCGGCGACCGGCCCCTGCACCGCTGCGACGATCGGCTTCGAGCTCTCGCGGAGCGTGCGGTGGCCGTCGTGGATCGCGTCGGCGAGCGCCGTGATCGTGGCCGACGCGGACTCCGCGCCGCTCGACTCGGCCGCGGCCGCGAGCTCCGACATCGCCCGCACGTCGCCGCCCGCGCAGAACGCGCGACCGTTGGCGTCGAAGAGCACCGCGCCGATGTCGTCGCGCTCGGCGATCTCGTGGGCGAGCGCCTGCCAGCGCCCGATCGCCTCGGGGTCGACGGCGTTCAGCCGGCTCGGGCGGTTGAGGGTGAGGCGGGCGAGCCCGTCGGAGACCTCGAACAGGATCGCTTCGTCGCTCATGGACGTGGAGTCTACTTCGCCCTCGTTGGCACCTCCGACGACGCCTTGCGGCGTGGAGGACGGGCCGCAGATGCACTCCAGGGCGCAAACCGTCGCGGGAAGGGAGGGTTCAGGCGGCGGCGTGCGCCTGCTCGAGCCGCGAGGCGCGCGCCACGAGCACGTCGAGCACCGTGCGCACGGCGAGGCGCTCGGCGACATCCGGCCGCACCAGTGCCACGATCTGCCGAGCGGATGCCACGCCGCGCAGCGGCTTCAATACGATCGAATCGGGCACGGCGCCGCTCGTGAACCGCGGCACGAAGGCGATGCCGAGGCCCGCCTCGATGAAGGCCTCGATGATGCGCATGTCGCTGAAGCGCTGGCTGACCGTGGCCCGCTGCCCTGCCTGCTGCTCGATCGCGTGCAGGATGCGCTCGAAGGGGAACCCGGGCGGCACCCCGAGCCAGGTCTCGTCGACGAGGTCGGCGGGGGTCAGGTGCGCCCGCCCGGCGAGACGGTGGTCGGCGGGCAGGCCGATGTCGAGCGGCTCGGTCAGCAGCGGCACGGCCTTCAGGCCGCGGCCGCCCCAGGGCAGCACGCCCGGCATGGTGTGCGCGAGCACGATGTCGAAGTCGGAGGTGAGGTCGGCGAACTCGGCCGCCTCGGGGTCGAGGTCGGTCGCGCGCACGACGAGCCCGGCGACCTCGGCGAGGTCGGTGAGCACGGCGGGCAGGAGCGTCGCGCCGACCGTCGGGAAGGTGACGAGCGACACCTCGCCGCTCGGGTGGTTGCGGAACTCGTCCCACAGGGCGGTGGCACGTTCGAGGGCGACGGCGACATCGGCGGCGCTGCGGGCGAGGGCGTGGCCGGCGCTCGTCAGCACGACGCCGCGGCCACTGCGCTCGGTGAGCGGCATGCCGGCCTCGCGCTCGAGCACCTTGAGCTGCTGCGAGACCGCCGAGGGCGTGCGGCCGGTGGCCTCGGCGACCGCCGTCACGCTGCCGCGTTCCGCGAGCTCTCGAAGCAGGTCCAGTCGTCGAACGTCCATGTAGCCAGCCTACATTGTTATTGTAGAATCGTGAGCTTGTGCTGCACTATCATTCGCGATTCAATTGACGTATCGAACTCGTGCAATGGGGCATCGATCGCTCGATCTCCCGCTCGTACTTCGAAAGGAATCACCATGGTCTTCGTGCTCCTCGGCGCCGTTTCCGTCGTCGCCATCATCGGCTCGATCGTCGTCACCGCTCGTGACGGCTACCGTCGTCAGCCGCGAGAGACGTTCGCGCGCACCGTCTAGGTCCGCGAATTCCGGGGGTCCGTTCCCCGGAGCACCCGGGTCGCCGCGCCGGTGAGGGGCAATCCTCGACCGGCTGCGCTGCCCGAGTACCGGGCTGCATGCGCGGCCCGATCGCAGGGCCGCCGCGCGGGGGAGGGACACCCCGCGGGGCGGCCCTTCGTCATGCGTATCGGGATGTACTGGGGGGATCCCGATGCGTGCCGCCGCGCCTCCCGACTCGGCCGCCGCGCCTCCCGACACCGCCGACGATCTCCCGCTAGCGTGTGCCCGAAGGTTCGACGTTTGGGGGAACGATGGCGCATGTGGTTGCGACCGGCGCAGGCAAGGCGATGATGGAGCGGCGGGCCGACCCGACGCACGACTACATCCTGAAGCTCACCGGCAAGGAGCGCCCGCGCGTGCTCTTCGTCGGCACGGCGACCGGCGATGATGCCGCGTACATCGTGAGCTTCTACACGACGTACGACTCCGACCGCTGCGCACCGCATCACCTGCCCCTCTTCCACCGGGCGGTCGACGACCTCGCGGGCTTCGTGAAGGGCTTCGACGTGATCCACGTCGGCGGCGGCAACACGGCCAACATGCTCGACGTCTGGAAGCGCCAGGGTCTCGACGAGATCATGCGCGAGATGTGGGAGGACCCGAACTCGAACACGGTCTTCACCGGCGGCTCGGCCGGCGGCATCTGCTGGTTCGAGGGCGGCACCACCGACAGCTACGGGCCCACCCTGCAGGTGCTGCCCGAAGGCCTCGGCTTCCTGCACGGCAGCTTCTGCCCGCACTACGACGCCGAAGACCAGCGCCAGCCGTTGTTCCACGCCTCCCTGCTCAGCGGCGAGCTCGCCACGGGCTACGCGGTCGGCAACCTGCAGTCGCTGCATTTCGAGGGCTCGGAGTTCGTGACGGCGATCAGCCCCGTCGAGGATCCGCTCGCCCTCAGGGTCGAGGCGATCGACGGCAGGATCGTCGAGACGCCGCTCCCGACGCAGGTGCTCGCCAGTACCGGCCCCATCGTGAAGGGCCCCTCGTCGTGAACGACAACGTCTGGATCCTCGTCGCCGAACTGATCGTCGTCGTCCTCGCGATCTACATGGGCACCCGCACGAGCGGGATCGGCCTCGGCGTCTGGGGGCTCGTCGGCGTCGCGGTACTCGTCTTCGTCTTCGGCGAGGCGCCGGGCGCCGCCCCGGTCGACGCGGTGTTCATCGTCATCACCGTCATCACCGCGGCATCCGTCATGCAGGCCGCCGGCGGTATCGACTGGATGGTGTCGGTCGCGTCGAAGGTCAT
The DNA window shown above is from Agromyces cerinus and carries:
- a CDS encoding nitrilase-related carbon-nitrogen hydrolase, yielding MTIVRAAITQTTWTGDKESMLDKHEQFARDAKAQGAQVICFQELFYGPYFGITEDVKYYDYAEPADGPIVQRFAALAKELGMVMVLPIYEEEQPGVYYNTAVVVDADGTILGSYRKHHIPNLDKFWEKFYFRPGNLGYPVFNTAVGPIGVYICYDRHFPEGWRELGLNGAQIVFNPNATKPGLSNRLWEIEQPAAAAANGYFVAAANRVGLEDNEYGDLAVNFYGKSQFCDPQGNIVGGYGSETDEEVVVRDLDMDMIRGVRNAWQFYRDRRPDSYTSIPKP
- the hydA gene encoding dihydropyrimidinase, yielding MTTTLITGGTVVSATGRAAADVLVDGETIRAVLEPGSTILGTDVAASVDRVIDATGRYVIPGGIDAHTHMQLPFGGTEASDTFETGTRAAAWGGTTSIIDFAVQTYGQRIEDGLAAWHEKAAGNCAIDYGFHQIVGDVNEASLATLRRLPDEGITSFKMFMAYPGVFYSDDAQILKAMQVSRDTGMLTMMHAENGPAIDVLAAQLVEQGKTDPFYHGVARAWEMEEEATHRAIMLAKLTGAPLYVVHVSAKQAVEQLAWARDKGQNVYGETCPQYLYLSLEEQLGASSEQWGHFEGAKWVCSTPLRSHEEGHQQSMWQALRTNDLQMVSTDHCPFCMKDQKELGLGDFRKIPNGIGSIEHRMDLMYQGVVTGEITLERWVELTSTTPARMFGLYGTKGVIQPGADADIVVYDPNGHTSIGLDKTHHMNMDYSAWEGYEIDGHVDTVLSRGKVIVDGDQYLGAKGDGRFLKRGLSQYLI
- a CDS encoding TIGR03842 family LLM class F420-dependent oxidoreductase translates to MEFGAVLQTNPPASRTIQLAKLAENHGFTHVWTFDSHLLWQEPYVIYSQILAETRKVKVGPFVTNPATRDWTVTASIFATLNEMYGNRTICGIGRGDSAVRVTNGKPTTIAELREAIHVIRELANSRPVEYHGSQLQFPWSHGSELEVWVAAYGPMALKLTGEVGDGFILQLADVDIAAWMIKHVRDAAEAAGRDPMSIKFCVAAPMYIGDDWEHMREQCRWFGGMVGNHVADIVTKYGAHGAVPDALTDYIKAREGYDYNEHGRAGNVHTSFVPDEIVDRFCVLGTAEQHIEKLEQLKALGVDQFAGYLQHDNKEETLRVYGETVIPALSEHLTAKA
- a CDS encoding ABC transporter permease — its product is MIETGVRETRATDAAAPASGPRAPRRPGRAGRELGRWAWGLAGILVIALIWEGYKLLGPADGVVLGGLRVLPRTTDLAMPHIWDMGARLAAPVTRADGALPLWSVVALAALTTLGIAAAGWLVGVVVGIGLALVMQRWRLAEWGLLPWIVISQTVPLIAFAPVVKSWGSRVEIGSFEWQDWMSVALIASYLAFFPIAIGALKGLQSPDRIHEELMQTYAAGYWTTLVKLRFPASVPYLLPALRLGAANAVIGAVVAEVSTGLQGGIGRILIQFAGQASGDPAKAWAPIFGAIVLGLVAAGSIALLGVILRNYRRTEEAA
- a CDS encoding ABC transporter ATP-binding protein translates to MSEPQVTAPAASTAAVEVRGVDKVFETRTGQVQALDSIDLTVAAGEFVSLIGPSGCGKSTLMRLVADLDDPSSGTLAVFGKSARQARLDQEYGIAFQSAGLLPWRTVAGNVALPLELHGVASAARSARVAELLDMVGLADFADRYPDQLSGGMQQRVAIARSLAEQPRLLLMDEPFGALDEMTREKMQSDLVRISAETGAAVVFVTHSIPEAVFLSDRVVVMSPRPGRIREIVPMRLGADAKRAARTDELREERAFFDMVTAVREALHGGAPVGTGPRGVEMR